In the genome of Opitutia bacterium KCR 482, one region contains:
- a CDS encoding glycosyltransferase family 8 protein, with protein sequence MDICYATNESFAPYMAVSIVSLLENNASRNVVVHILHSDLSEATTARLKMFETRYKNAKIQFHKIDDSRFEKFGLTIGHITRETYFRYMIAEVLPNISRVLYLDGDTIVNGDICELFDTDLTNYYCAGVSDIYIESVGYKKTLGLDGLYINAGVILFNLDEMRKTDIAEKLFKLTAENNFKYQDQDTINVTFNGKIKELDCIYNFKRAHQKAFPEKVPSAKIIHYVGPSKPWRKFTLNRVKILWYKYESLSLYTVNSLHTPQKIYNFLIRNIFVKDFV encoded by the coding sequence ATGGACATTTGCTACGCCACGAATGAAAGTTTTGCGCCGTACATGGCGGTTTCCATTGTGTCGCTTTTGGAAAACAACGCTTCGCGCAATGTGGTTGTCCACATATTACATTCGGATTTAAGCGAAGCTACAACCGCGCGCCTGAAGATGTTTGAAACGCGCTATAAAAACGCGAAAATCCAATTCCACAAAATAGACGATTCGCGCTTTGAAAAGTTCGGACTGACAATCGGGCATATCACAAGGGAGACATACTTCCGCTATATGATAGCCGAAGTTTTGCCTAATATTTCCCGTGTTTTGTATCTGGACGGCGACACAATCGTAAACGGCGACATTTGCGAACTCTTCGATACCGATTTAACAAACTATTACTGCGCGGGCGTAAGCGACATCTACATAGAAAGCGTCGGCTATAAAAAGACACTCGGGCTTGACGGGCTGTATATAAACGCTGGGGTGATTCTCTTCAACCTCGACGAAATGCGCAAAACCGACATCGCCGAAAAACTCTTCAAACTCACCGCCGAAAACAATTTCAAATACCAAGACCAAGACACAATCAACGTAACCTTCAACGGCAAAATTAAGGAACTTGACTGTATCTATAATTTCAAACGCGCCCACCAAAAGGCCTTTCCCGAAAAAGTCCCCTCGGCAAAAATTATCCACTACGTCGGACCGAGTAAACCATGGCGGAAGTTTACACTAAATCGAGTAAAAATTCTGTGGTATAAATATGAATCATTGTCGTTGTATACTGTGAACTCTTTGCATACCCCACAAAAAATATATAACTTTCTTATCAGAAATATATTTGTGAAAGACTTTGTATAA
- a CDS encoding MspI family type II restriction endonuclease, with amino-acid sequence MSKANILSNKEKSIHGYENQESLTGILSSLLGQGYISDFQQKFRIGHPTASNTAQFYAPFMIQFMDRSRWVIFSTTSMRTDRIKGQQWDAYNLKSLDTTVTKAILAYSPESDDVENFKRQDDKYTTGKEISAIDRIIDFDELVKEIKEEALVSLEDEVDITSSTPNAKVGKIWDKKGKSFERYIAEILQDRQFFAFWKKGKFPAKNKEFMHFKKLVDAFDLDAANVIKIETTADKKEIGYLPSGGSPKTDVIADITLSDGKTLQLTISCKRSKCDTVSIHQYTADTFADVLAPNNAKLRKLLNDFQYFGNVKDLPPETEKDLKNELNPLLRNLSMWVVGGFGAEVNNKSQFAKYIVSYQTTKDCFSAHKVEDYCNLISTKKGTFGTPFNWTYASKQRGKSIQLKAPVL; translated from the coding sequence ATGTCTAAAGCAAACATATTATCCAACAAGGAAAAAAGCATACATGGATACGAAAACCAAGAAAGCTTAACAGGGATACTTTCTTCGCTTTTAGGGCAAGGATACATTTCCGACTTTCAACAGAAATTCAGGATAGGACATCCTACGGCATCAAATACCGCTCAATTCTACGCTCCATTCATGATTCAATTTATGGATAGGTCCAGATGGGTGATATTTTCAACCACATCGATGCGGACAGATCGAATAAAAGGACAACAGTGGGATGCCTACAATCTGAAATCTTTGGATACGACCGTCACAAAAGCTATACTTGCCTATTCTCCCGAGAGCGACGATGTAGAAAATTTCAAAAGACAAGATGATAAGTATACAACAGGCAAGGAAATTAGTGCCATTGATAGAATTATCGATTTCGATGAATTGGTAAAAGAAATCAAGGAAGAAGCATTAGTTTCTCTTGAAGATGAGGTAGATATTACATCAAGCACACCAAATGCGAAAGTTGGTAAGATTTGGGATAAAAAAGGAAAGAGCTTTGAAAGATATATAGCCGAAATATTGCAGGACAGACAGTTTTTTGCATTTTGGAAAAAAGGAAAGTTTCCCGCCAAAAACAAGGAGTTTATGCATTTTAAGAAGTTGGTAGATGCTTTTGATTTAGATGCTGCCAATGTCATAAAAATTGAAACGACTGCTGACAAAAAAGAAATTGGATATTTGCCTTCAGGAGGTTCGCCAAAAACTGACGTTATAGCCGATATTACTCTTTCGGATGGGAAAACGCTTCAACTTACAATCAGCTGTAAACGTTCAAAATGCGACACTGTAAGTATACATCAATACACAGCAGATACATTTGCTGATGTTTTGGCTCCAAACAATGCAAAGTTACGAAAACTGCTTAACGATTTTCAGTATTTTGGGAATGTAAAAGATTTACCGCCAGAAACTGAAAAAGACCTAAAAAACGAACTAAATCCATTGTTGCGCAATCTTTCAATGTGGGTAGTGGGAGGATTTGGGGCTGAAGTCAATAATAAATCCCAATTCGCAAAATATATTGTATCATACCAGACGACCAAAGATTGCTTCTCTGCGCATAAAGTAGAAGATTATTGTAACTTAATCTCTACCAAAAAAGGAACATTCGGAACGCCTTTTAACTGGACATACGCGTCGAAGCAACGCGGGAAATCTATACAGTTAAAAGCTCCCGTTCTCTAA
- a CDS encoding tyrosine-type recombinase/integrase translates to MLHGLFEFARRREWCDKNPIKRIERRKVVEKEIQPLKLAETKRLIKNAQRESPVYAVVAALLVYTGIRPREVRRLTWRDIDTEEKTITVRSQCSKTGGVRQVEIPPVLNRLLIVNKSENTSHICPTDWQRRWRKIRDNSGFRGRWVQDVLRHTYASFHAKNYADLPRLQLNMGHRDQSLLRSRYINMHGISRAEAKSFFN, encoded by the coding sequence ATGTTGCACGGATTGTTTGAATTCGCCCGCCGCCGCGAGTGGTGCGACAAAAACCCGATAAAGCGAATCGAACGCCGTAAAGTCGTCGAAAAGGAAATCCAGCCGTTGAAACTTGCCGAAACAAAGCGGTTAATCAAAAACGCGCAACGCGAAAGCCCCGTATATGCTGTTGTCGCCGCGCTTTTGGTCTATACTGGAATCCGTCCGCGAGAAGTCCGACGCCTTACTTGGCGAGACATTGACACCGAAGAAAAAACAATCACAGTTCGTTCGCAGTGCTCGAAAACAGGCGGCGTCCGCCAAGTGGAAATCCCTCCCGTTTTGAACAGGCTTTTGATTGTCAATAAATCCGAAAACACTTCCCATATCTGCCCGACAGACTGGCAACGCCGCTGGCGCAAAATCCGTGACAATTCGGGCTTTCGCGGGCGTTGGGTTCAGGACGTTTTGCGCCATACCTACGCAAGCTTTCACGCAAAAAACTACGCCGACTTGCCGCGCCTTCAACTGAACATGGGACACCGCGACCAATCGCTACTGCGCTCCCGCTACATCAATATGCACGGTATTTCCCGCGCCGAGGCAAAAAGCTTTTTCAACTGA
- the dcm gene encoding DNA (cytosine-5-)-methyltransferase produces MQTSYDKLFCLLEGKDINKTSLQKMTRISSRSIAKLGHNEDVSMGVLRKICEVLECDISDIVEFKPDVPEKVLKYRHKNTDMFKFIDLFAGIGGIRLAFEQNGANCVFSSEWDENAKKTYEANFHEKPFGDITKIAPDSIPDFDILTGGFPCQPFSMIGKREGFNHKTQGTLFFHIAEILRVKFPTSFLLENVPGLLTHDNGRTFSIIMETLDDLGYDVKTSVLNSADFGLPQVRKRLYFVGFKKSLKTNFVFPKGRGKIVGIGPFIEKDAEGPSISKRLQESYIFKKDDGHPEIVDENSNFPVKTLCASYHKIQRITGTFVRGGKTGLRLLTEKECKAIMGFPMDFKIPVSRTQMYHQFGNSVAIPVVAEIAKKMMSILTR; encoded by the coding sequence ATGCAAACATCATACGATAAGCTTTTTTGCCTGTTGGAGGGGAAAGATATAAATAAAACCTCTCTTCAAAAGATGACACGCATTAGTTCTCGTTCTATTGCAAAATTGGGGCATAACGAGGATGTTTCAATGGGGGTTCTTCGAAAAATATGCGAAGTTTTGGAGTGCGATATTTCTGACATTGTTGAATTCAAGCCAGATGTTCCCGAAAAAGTTTTAAAATACCGCCATAAGAATACCGATATGTTTAAATTTATAGATTTATTCGCAGGTATAGGTGGGATAAGATTAGCATTTGAACAGAATGGAGCCAATTGTGTTTTTTCATCGGAGTGGGATGAGAATGCAAAAAAAACATACGAAGCAAATTTTCATGAGAAACCTTTCGGTGATATAACAAAAATTGCGCCTGATTCCATTCCTGATTTCGATATTTTGACAGGAGGATTTCCCTGTCAACCGTTTAGTATGATAGGGAAAAGAGAGGGCTTTAATCATAAAACGCAAGGTACCTTATTCTTCCACATAGCTGAAATTTTGAGGGTTAAATTTCCAACTTCATTTTTGTTGGAAAATGTGCCGGGACTTTTAACCCATGACAATGGGAGAACGTTTTCAATCATCATGGAAACATTGGATGATTTGGGGTATGATGTAAAGACTTCCGTTTTAAACAGTGCTGACTTTGGACTTCCTCAAGTGAGAAAACGTCTTTATTTTGTAGGATTTAAAAAATCATTAAAAACAAATTTTGTATTCCCAAAAGGGCGAGGGAAAATTGTAGGTATAGGACCTTTTATAGAAAAGGATGCCGAAGGTCCTTCCATATCCAAGAGATTACAAGAAAGTTATATTTTTAAAAAAGACGATGGGCATCCTGAAATCGTCGATGAAAACTCAAATTTTCCAGTAAAAACCCTCTGTGCTTCATACCACAAAATCCAACGTATAACAGGAACATTTGTTAGAGGCGGGAAAACAGGATTAAGACTGTTGACGGAAAAAGAGTGTAAGGCAATAATGGGGTTTCCTATGGATTTTAAAATCCCTGTTTCTCGGACGCAAATGTATCACCAATTCGGAAATTCGGTAGCAATCCCCGTTGTAGCCGAAATTGCGAAAAAAATGATGTCGATCCTGACTCGTTAG
- a CDS encoding ATP-binding protein: MKIKTIKIKNFRGYRNSTSINVKELTAFVGKNDSGKSTVLEALDIFFNDGKGIIKIESDDLNIGARDDGESNIEISIVFTDLPDSIIIDSTNKTTLRDEYLLNDEGDLEIVKIYPNGGKAKVYIRAMHPQNLECNDLHAKTNKDLKNILEKHEIECADKTKNATIRKAIWDHFSNDLNIADSMIDVSKGDVKSIWEQINKYMPFYSLFQSDRKNSDGDSEVQDPLKEAVKQILNTPNLKQQLDSIASEVYEKLKDVSTRTLEKIKEMNPNIANSLSPRIPSVEMLKWPEVFKGVSITSDNDIPINKRGSGVKRLILLNFFRAEAERRREESDKANIVYAIEEPETSQHTNHQKILIKALLELSQMPNTQILITTHSSNIVKELDFENIRLIKDDGNQRSITGVELGQLPYVSLNEIAFSAFEEVSPEYHDELYSHLDEMNLLKEYEDTQEKIEYIRGENKKWNVSKSEYIRHQIHHPENKENKRYTESELKDSIIAMRKFIMEKKRQP, translated from the coding sequence ATGAAGATAAAAACCATAAAAATAAAGAATTTTAGAGGATATCGAAATTCTACTTCCATAAACGTTAAAGAACTAACAGCTTTCGTCGGCAAAAACGATTCAGGCAAATCTACTGTGTTAGAAGCCTTAGATATATTCTTTAACGACGGAAAGGGTATTATCAAAATCGAATCGGATGATTTAAATATAGGGGCAAGAGATGACGGAGAAAGTAATATCGAAATTTCAATTGTTTTTACGGACTTGCCAGACTCGATTATTATAGATTCGACAAATAAAACAACATTAAGAGACGAATATTTACTTAATGACGAAGGCGATTTAGAAATCGTAAAAATTTACCCCAATGGGGGAAAAGCAAAAGTCTATATAAGAGCAATGCATCCTCAAAATTTAGAATGTAATGATTTGCATGCAAAAACAAATAAAGACCTTAAGAATATATTAGAAAAACACGAAATAGAGTGCGCTGACAAAACGAAAAATGCAACTATTAGAAAGGCTATATGGGATCATTTCTCCAACGACCTAAATATAGCCGATTCAATGATTGATGTATCAAAAGGAGATGTAAAATCAATTTGGGAACAAATTAATAAATACATGCCCTTCTATTCGTTGTTTCAATCAGACAGAAAAAACAGCGACGGAGATAGTGAAGTCCAAGATCCGTTAAAAGAAGCGGTAAAACAAATACTAAATACACCTAACTTAAAGCAACAATTAGATTCCATTGCTTCTGAAGTATATGAAAAACTGAAAGATGTTTCGACTCGAACACTTGAAAAGATTAAAGAAATGAATCCTAACATAGCAAACAGCTTATCCCCAAGGATTCCTTCTGTTGAAATGTTAAAGTGGCCCGAAGTCTTTAAAGGGGTCTCAATTACAAGTGATAACGATATTCCTATAAATAAAAGGGGTAGCGGAGTAAAAAGATTAATTCTATTGAATTTTTTTAGAGCTGAGGCAGAAAGAAGACGAGAAGAATCCGACAAAGCCAACATTGTGTATGCAATAGAAGAACCAGAGACGTCACAACATACGAATCATCAGAAGATTTTGATAAAAGCCCTATTGGAATTAAGCCAAATGCCTAACACCCAGATTTTAATAACTACACATAGCTCAAATATTGTAAAAGAATTGGACTTTGAAAATATAAGATTAATAAAAGACGATGGAAATCAACGCAGCATAACTGGCGTAGAATTAGGTCAATTACCGTATGTTTCATTAAATGAAATTGCCTTTTCCGCATTTGAAGAAGTTTCGCCAGAATATCATGACGAGCTCTATTCCCACTTAGATGAAATGAACTTGCTTAAAGAATATGAAGATACTCAAGAAAAAATAGAATACATAAGAGGTGAAAATAAAAAATGGAATGTCTCTAAATCGGAATATATAAGGCACCAGATACA
- a CDS encoding glycosyltransferase family 25 protein: MKYKIFVINLDRDVSRWCAMRAQLEKLGLPYERFSAVDGREISDELLRHYYSAELNRRKYYVDLSRSEIACYISHLRVCEKILSENLDYVIILEDDIILKDSFALVPHALDSITNWNYIKLIAPFKRKKIVSSKPVAFEIPATCDIENWTSDNPPNAPKITKTSKSITVPIAFELVRWKKPPAGTQAYAITKDGAKEFLEKRSRFFRPIDVDLQYTWETKLDVQGLLPPCCELADTPSGISRKKQYHYPFARLVYKFRYAISSICRGK; encoded by the coding sequence ATGAAATATAAGATATTCGTAATCAATCTCGATAGGGATGTGTCGAGGTGGTGCGCCATGCGTGCGCAACTTGAAAAGTTGGGGCTACCCTATGAGCGCTTCTCGGCGGTCGACGGCCGCGAAATATCCGACGAGCTTTTGCGCCATTATTACTCGGCGGAACTCAACAGGCGCAAATATTATGTAGACTTAAGCAGGTCGGAAATAGCCTGTTATATCAGCCATTTGAGGGTTTGCGAAAAAATCCTCTCCGAAAACCTCGACTACGTAATTATACTTGAAGACGATATTATTTTGAAGGATTCTTTCGCCCTTGTTCCGCACGCACTGGATTCAATCACGAATTGGAATTACATCAAACTAATTGCGCCGTTTAAGAGGAAGAAGATAGTTTCAAGCAAACCCGTCGCTTTTGAAATTCCCGCAACTTGTGATATAGAAAATTGGACGTCGGACAATCCGCCAAATGCGCCCAAGATAACAAAAACTTCAAAAAGCATAACCGTTCCGATTGCATTTGAACTTGTTCGATGGAAAAAACCGCCGGCGGGAACACAGGCATACGCAATCACGAAAGACGGCGCAAAGGAATTTCTTGAAAAGCGGTCGCGCTTTTTCCGTCCGATAGACGTAGATCTGCAATACACTTGGGAAACCAAACTCGATGTGCAAGGTCTGCTGCCGCCATGTTGCGAACTTGCCGATACTCCCTCGGGAATTTCACGCAAGAAACAATATCACTATCCGTTCGCTCGTCTGGTTTACAAGTTCAGATACGCAATATCCTCAATATGCAGGGGGAAATAG